TGATCCCGCTCACATTGAGGAACTCTCGCCCCAAGCTATTTCGACGTTCAAGGAAGACGAAGGGATGTCGCTGATCGTTCCTGTTGAAATGGCCGAAGCAGCCGGCTTGGATGCCGCGCACTCGATGCGGTGCATAACCCTGAACGTGTATTCGTCGCTGGAAGGCGTCGGGCTTACGGCTGCGGTCTCAACCGCACTTGGAGAGGCGGGCATTCCTTGCAACATGGTCGCCGCTTATCACCATGATCACGTATTTGTTCCGACGGACAAGGCTGCGAAGGCAATGGACATCTTGGATCGACTCCAATCTCGGGCCAATTGACGCCACTGCTTCGCTTGTTGCCGTTACCCTGCGACGGTTACTCCGATTTTACCCATGTGCGACTTTTCCAGAAATGCCTCTTGCGCCGCGCGCAGATCGCGCAACGGATAGGTTTCAGCGACCACAGGGTGGATTTCGCCCGCTTCAATGTAGCTGACCAAGTCCGTAAAAACGCGCGGGTCCTGCCGTGTGCTGCCGATCAAAGTCAGGTCCTTGAGATAGAGTGTTCGCAGATCAAGTTCGACAATCGGCCCAGCAATAGCCCCCGATGTCACATAGCGCCCCCGAGGGACCAACGCATCGAGCAGTTCGGGCCAACGCGGCCCACCTACAAGGTCGAGCACGACGTCGAAGGCGTCCTTCGCATAGGCATCGCTGCGGTCCATCACCGCATCAGCGCCGAGCGTTTTCAAAGCATCCATCTTCGCCGGGCTGGTGGACGCCGTGACATGCGCACCGCGCCGCTTTGCGAGTTGCACGGCGGCTGAACCAACGCCGCCCGACGCCCCCGTGATCAGCACACGCTCTGCGCCCAGTCCGGCCCGCTGGATCATGCCTTCAGCTGTGGAGAACGCGCAAGGAAATGACGCGAGTTCGATGTCGGTGAGCGGACTGTCGATCCGCAATGCATGTTCGTCGTCAACGGTCGTATATTCGGCAAAGCCGCCGTTGCGCTCCGACCCGAAGGTCACAAGCGCATTCGGCTCCGCGTCAGTAGGGCGGTGCATAGGCCGCACCAGCACGCGCTGGCCAATCCGAGCAGTGTAGATCCCGTCGCCGACCGCAACGATCTTCCCGCAGCAATCTGCGCCCTGGATGCGCGGAAAGCTGAGCGCACCCGACCAAGCGCCATCGGCATCAGAAGCACCTGCATACCCCTCCGTGGCAGCCGACCCGGTATCGCCACGCACAGCTTTAGAATACCAGCCCGTTCGAGTGTTAATGTCCGTGTTGTTCACCGCCGACGCGCTCACACGGATCAATACCTCTCCAGCTTCCGGACGCGGAACCGGCATATCCTCCCGCCATTCGAGTTTGTCCAACCCTCCATGGCCAGTGAGGACTACAGCTTTCATAGTTTCGGGAAGTGTCATATAGGATTGCTCCAGTGTAGAATGATTGCTCTACTTGCGTAGGTAGAGAGATCGCTCTACATCGTCAAGTATGAGTGATATGATGAGCAAGATATCCGAAGGGCTTGAACGTGCGTTTGCCAGTCGTGGCTTCGCTGAACCCAGTGTTGAGGACCTTCGTGATGCCGCGGGGGTCAGCCTGCGCACGCTTTATAAGTATACGCCGTCCCGGGCAGAAATGGTGCTGGCAGCGCTGGAAAACCGGCACCAGCGCTATCTCACCCAAGTGTTTGAAGGTTTACCCAAAGAGCATGATGAGGCGCTCGCTACCATCCTGTCGCGCGTCGGAATGTGGATGGCAACCGAGACCTCCCATGGCTGTCTTTTCCATGCGGCCGTCGCGGCCGATCCGGAAAGCCTCCCCTTCGCCACCTTCTCGAGCGACATAAATATGAGGTCGCGGAGCGGGCCGCGGCGGCCACCGGGCTCTCTGGAGCCGAAACAGAACTCTTAGTGATCATCGAGGGTCTTACACAGACTTGGCCTCTGCGGGGCGAGGCCGCGGTCAGAGCAGCTAAGAGGCTAAGTCATGCGCTGCGGTCACCAAGCGGTTGACGGGCTTCATCTCAGATACTCCAGATTGAACTACTACATGAGCGACACGTCATGCGCTGCGAGCCTTGGACGATCGAGGGGTAAGAAACGACCGTTTGGTCCGTCTCTCAGGCCTTTGACGCTGCTCGGATGCTGCAAAAGGGACGAATGGCCGGTCTCGTGATGCTGCATTGCGGCGTCGGCACGACCGGTGAATGGCCTGTGTGGATGGCACCCGCATTGCAAGCGATTTCTGTGATTGCGATGGTCTGTCAGTACAGTCGTGTGTCCGGCCTGTTTGCGTGGCGGTTGCCACTGGCCCTGATGAGTTCCGCAAGCAAGGTTCCTATCGGCTAAACGACCTCGAGGGCCGCGACATTCATCGGAGTGTCCTTACTCTTGGTTGACTTCGTTTCGCATCATCACATCGAACGTCTTGCATCTCGAGGCAGGATCAAGCGATCGGCTGCCGGTATTCTTCTCCCTTTGTCAGGATCGCCCAGATGATCCGGGCGGATTTGTTGGCCATGGCGACTGTTGCCAGTCTGAAGGGTTTCTGATCGAGTAATTTCGCAGTCCAGATGTCGGCTTTCTCTGGCTTGTTCCTCGCCATGAGCGCTCGTGATGTCATTCCGACGATCAAAAGCTTGCGGATGTATCGGTCACCCTTTTTGGTTATGCGACCAAGGCGTTCTTTGCCGCCGCTCGATTTATTGAGCGGCGTGAGGCCCAGCCACGCTGCAAAGTCGCGACCAGTCTCGAACTGTTTTGCATCCCCAATGGTGGCGACAACTGCTGAAGCCGTGATTGGTCCAATACCTGGCATGCTCATCAGTCGCCGCGCGTCGGCATCCAGCCATGCGTGCTGTTCGATCAGCTTCGTTAGCCCATCGATACGGGCATTGAGGCCGTTCAGTTGATGACACATCACCCCAAGAATGCCGCCCGCGATCTCGGGCATTTCCAACTGCTCTTCAGAACCGTGCTCTCGAGCGAACTTGGACACAGCCTCGATGCCTGTCGGCAGGATGTGCCCGAACTCCCGGAGTATGCTTCGGATCATGTTCACGACTTGGGTACGCTGACGGACGACCAGGTCTCGTACTCGGTGAATGGCCAACACCGCCTGCTGGTCTTCGGATTTGATCTCAACGAACAGCATGCTCGGTCGGCGCACCGCTTCGCAGATCGCCTCCGCATCGGCCGCATCCGTCTTGCCGCGCTTCACATATGGTTTGACGTACGCCGCGGGCATGAGACGAACGTCGTGTCCGAGCTTGCGCAGTTCGCGGCCCCAGTGGTGGGACGAGCCGCAAGCCTCCATCCCGACCACACATCGCGGCAATGTCTCGAAGAAAGAGAGCAGCTTTGCGCGCTTGATCTTCTTGTTGATGATCCTGCGTCCGGTGGCTGAAACGCAGTGCACCTGAAAAACATCCTTGGCCAAATCGAGGCCCACTGTCTTTACTGTCATCGGATGGCTCCTTTCCTAACAGTCGATAACAACTGCACTTTGGCACGTTCGATGCCGGTGGAGCAGGAGCCATCCACCTCATCCGGTTTGGGCCGTGAACGACGAAAGGCATGATTTTCGATCCGCTGATGCTCTGCGACGCCGAGACTGTCTCTCTTTTAGCCCCTTTTGACCCGGATCCAACACGCGGATACAAGGGAACAATGAAATGCGTTCGACTGGCGGCAGGGCTTGCCGGTCGCAAGGAGTGTGAATGGACAACAATCCGACCACGGGACAATGCCTTTGTGGCGCTGTGAAATTCCGCATATCAGGAGAGTTCGATAGCTTTTTCCTGTGCCACTGCTCCCGCTGCCGCAAGGACAGCGGTTCGGCCCATTCGGCAAACCTGTTTTCGTCCACTGCCAAAATCACATGGGTGTCAGGCGAGGCAAACATCAAGACGTTTCATCTCCCTGGTTCACGCCACATGAAGAGCTTTTGCTCCGATTGCGGGTCCGCACTGCCTATTTCCCAGCCAGAGGTCGGTTTGCTTGCGGTGCCCGCGGGCTCGCTTGACAGCCCAATCGACATTCGACCCAACGCGCATATCTGCTGTTCCAGTCGCGCAAACTGGGACGAAGCCCTGGCTTCCATCGAAAGGATCGACGGACTGCCTGGCTGAAAGGGCGCGCTGATGATGCATCTCAGATAATAGCCAGACGATAAGGACGCGACCATCGGCGTCGTTCGGCTCTGCTGTCATTCAAAAGACAGAGATGCTGCGTGATGCACGAATGGCCGCAATGGCGGACCGCATTGCGGCATTTTGAAGTGGCGGCCAAGGTCGGCTCTGGGCCGCTAACCCTCTAAGGCGCCAGCATATATGAAATTTGGTTCGAGATCGGGAAACCGGCCTCAAAGCCCCTTGGCCAATAAATCGTTGCCCGCGTCACGGCCGGCCATCTGGCGCGGCTCGGCCATGGCTCAGCCGTGGGTGCGTGCCTTCTGCGGATCATATGCGGGGCTCGCTATGATGGTTGCCGTGGTCTCCAAACCGTCGCCCTTCACAGCCAAAGACGTGCCAACGGACAACCCGGGCTGCACATGCGCCAAGGCCAGTGATTTTCCCATGCGATGAGAATAGCAGGGGCTGTTGATGACGCCGACAGGCTCGCCAGACAAGAAAAGGATTTCGCCACCGTCCACCATGTCCGGGTGGTTGATATCAAGGCAGACGTTGTTGACCCTCTCAGCCCCTTTTGCGGCCATGACAGCCGACTTACCGCGAAAGACCCCTTTGACCTGCTGACGGTAAAGCCAAGGCAGACTTCCCAGGGGGTGTTGTTTTCAGACATGTCGTAGCCATAGAATAACAGGCCCGCTTCGATCCGCAGCTTGTCGAGTGCGGTGAAGGAACAGGGCATCACGCCCGCTTCGATAAGCCTGTCCCAAATATCGGTGATGACACTGCCATCTGCGAAAATCTCGTAGCCTCGCTCGCCGGAATAGCGGGTTCGCGAGATGCGGCAGGGATGGCCAAAGAGGGTTGCGGGGGCGTGGTGAAAGTAAGCCAGCGCGCCGAGGTCGATGTCGGTATGTTGCCTTAGGATATCGAGCGCCGCAGGGCCCTGCACCGACAGGTCGTGCAGATCATCGGTAAACTGTACCTCGACATCACGGCCGTGGGCCGATGTTTGGAGCAGTGCCATTGTGTCACCAGAGCCATGCACTATCATCCATTCATCAGCCCCGTTGTTCGACACGATGGCGTCATCGGCGATCCCGCCCTGTTCTGTCAGCACGCATAGATACGCCGCCTTGCCCGGCGTGAGTTTCGACAAATCCCGTGTGGTCAGGTGGTCCAGGACGGCCTGCGCGTCTGGGCCGCGAACCATCACCTTCTTCAGGGGCGACAAATCGAACATGCCGGCCCGGTCGCGCACGGCGTCATGCTCATCTCTTGGATCGGTCGCATAGGTCCAGGCGGTGCCCATCCCGTTCCAGTCCTCCAGCCCCGATCCAAGGGCGGCGTGGCGGGAGGCAAGTGCCGAGGTGCGGCTGAGTTCGTCGGTCATATGGTGTCCTTTCTAATACCATTCATCCGGAGTTGCGGCCTTGCGATCGGCGACGAAATCTTCAAGGGCACTCCGCACGCCGGGCTACATTTCTGGCTGTTGATAGTCGAGCAGCATCTGCTGCCAGCGCGCCGTGGCCCGCTGATCGGCCGTGAGAGACCCGCTCTCCGCCCATGTCTCGAAAGGGCCAGCATCCGGTATCTGCGGCTCGAAATTGGCCGAGGCATAATGGCGCAGGGTGTGGC
The genomic region above belongs to Aquicoccus sp. G2-2 and contains:
- a CDS encoding IS110 family transposase, with the translated sequence MTVKTVGLDLAKDVFQVHCVSATGRRIINKKIKRAKLLSFFETLPRCVVGMEACGSSHHWGRELRKLGHDVRLMPAAYVKPYVKRGKTDAADAEAICEAVRRPSMLFVEIKSEDQQAVLAIHRVRDLVVRQRTQVVNMIRSILREFGHILPTGIEAVSKFAREHGSEEQLEMPEIAGGILGVMCHQLNGLNARIDGLTKLIEQHAWLDADARRLMSMPGIGPITASAVVATIGDAKQFETGRDFAAWLGLTPLNKSSGGKERLGRITKKGDRYIRKLLIVGMTSRALMARNKPEKADIWTAKLLDQKPFRLATVAMANKSARIIWAILTKGEEYRQPIA
- a CDS encoding aminomethyltransferase family protein; its protein translation is MTDELSRTSALASRHAALGSGLEDWNGMGTAWTYATDPRDEHDAVRDRAGMFDLSPLKKVMVRGPDAQAVLDHLTTRDLSKLTPGKAAYLCVLTEQGGIADDAIVSNNGADEWMIVHGSGDTMALLQTSAHGRDVEVQFTDDLHDLSVQGPAALDILRQHTDIDLGALAYFHHAPATLFGHPCRISRTRYSGERGYEIFADGSVITDIWDRLIEAGVMPCSFTALDKLRIEAGLLFYGYDMSENNTPWEVCLGFTVSRSKGSFAVSRLSWPQKGLRGSTTSALISTTRTWWTVAKSFSCLASLSASSTAPAILIAWENHWPWRMCSPGCPLARLWL
- a CDS encoding ACT domain-containing protein, whose product is MPEVVKTAGEMIAGMTPRLTQGNFVFITATDPAHIEELSPQAISTFKEDEGMSLIVPVEMAEAAGLDAAHSMRCITLNVYSSLEGVGLTAAVSTALGEAGIPCNMVAAYHHDHVFVPTDKAAKAMDILDRLQSRAN
- a CDS encoding TetR/AcrR family transcriptional regulator, with the protein product MSDMMSKISEGLERAFASRGFAEPSVEDLRDAAGVSLRTLYKYTPSRAEMVLAALENRHQRYLTQVFEGLPKEHDEALATILSRVGMWMATETSHGCLFHAAVAADPESLPFATFSSDINMRSRSGPRRPPGSLEPKQNS
- a CDS encoding GFA family protein, producing the protein MDNNPTTGQCLCGAVKFRISGEFDSFFLCHCSRCRKDSGSAHSANLFSSTAKITWVSGEANIKTFHLPGSRHMKSFCSDCGSALPISQPEVGLLAVPAGSLDSPIDIRPNAHICCSSRANWDEALASIERIDGLPG
- a CDS encoding alcohol dehydrogenase family protein is translated as MKAVVLTGHGGLDKLEWREDMPVPRPEAGEVLIRVSASAVNNTDINTRTGWYSKAVRGDTGSAATEGYAGASDADGAWSGALSFPRIQGADCCGKIVAVGDGIYTARIGQRVLVRPMHRPTDAEPNALVTFGSERNGGFAEYTTVDDEHALRIDSPLTDIELASFPCAFSTAEGMIQRAGLGAERVLITGASGGVGSAAVQLAKRRGAHVTASTSPAKMDALKTLGADAVMDRSDAYAKDAFDVVLDLVGGPRWPELLDALVPRGRYVTSGAIAGPIVELDLRTLYLKDLTLIGSTRQDPRVFTDLVSYIEAGEIHPVVAETYPLRDLRAAQEAFLEKSHMGKIGVTVAG